Proteins from a genomic interval of Balaenoptera musculus isolate JJ_BM4_2016_0621 chromosome 16, mBalMus1.pri.v3, whole genome shotgun sequence:
- the LOC118882310 gene encoding non-histone chromosomal protein HMG-14-like, translated as MPKRKVTSTEGAAKEEPKRRSARLSAKPASAKVETKPKKVAGKDKSSDKKVQTKGRRGAKGKQAEVANQETKEDFPAENGETKNEESPASDEAGEKEAKSD; from the coding sequence ATGCCCAAGAGGAAGGTCACCTCCACCGAGGGGGCGGCGAAGGAGGAGCCCAAGAGGAGATCGGCGAGGTTGTCAGCTAAACCGGCTTCTGCAAAAGTGGAAACGAAGCCAAAAAAGGTGGCAGGAAAGGATAAATCTTCAGACAAAAAAGTGCAAACAAAAGGGAGAAGGGGAGCAAAAGGAAAACAGGCCGAAGTGGCTAACCAAGAGACTAAAGAAGATTTCCCTGcagaaaatggagaaactaaaaacGAGGAGAGCCCAGCCTCTgatgaagcaggagagaaagaagccaagtcTGATTAA